A window of Methanolobus sediminis contains these coding sequences:
- a CDS encoding sensor histidine kinase: MTQLDVNSEIAKVVNDSPVTIFIWKPEERWPVEFVSENVKQFGYSSEEFLSGRLKYEDIIHPDDIERVHREVTEYSETCVDNFVQEYRILTPSGETRYVDDRTIIRRDESGNIQYYEGIILDISQRKLSEKIIDCRNQILEGLASGETLNEILTRLVRSTKRLIPEAISIVMLLDEEKKHLVHAISLHLPDFYKKAIEGLPIGEGIGSCSTAVYTGKRVVVEDIMEHPYWDNLREVAVQAGLRASCCEPIRSSNNEIFGTFGIYFREPHTPTKEEIDILKANANLAAIAISKKRVLDNAIESEQKLKIILNNVNDQIYISELDGKTLAVNQAVVDTLGYSRNEMLNSYPIDIIPAKDVRQVSKLMKKIEKDGRAVYETEAIHKDGRRIPLEVSARFIIYDGKKTILSVARDITERKGAERKRRLEEERLEALVKLNRMTGASLSEITDFAREEAVRLTESTLGYLAFMNADETALIMHSWSKSAMNECGIKDKRFVYPIKTTGLWGEAIRQRRPIITNDYSHPSPMKKGYPEDHVELTRHMNIPIFDGDHIVAVAGVGNKTEDYDESDVRQLTLLMQGMWSLIQRKQIEDALKQYSDELKMANEELRSINRMKTEFITERLETVYGYGHSECGIFDDEMVMAIDDQQAKAIDSVLLNSERLKRMVNSLLYMSQEQAGKIVYTFSSAYMDKLISEALMNLILLIDEKGINLEINVPEGLPAIRSDKDKLTQTLIILIDNAIKFTPEGGRINIDLSEESSHLHLKISDTGPGIQKDLIPHIFQKFYQMEDSMSRMYQGLESGLYICKDIILEHKGEIWIESEKGKGTTFHIRLPIEVVEEDSTQNIKSEMMA, translated from the coding sequence ATGACACAACTCGATGTGAATTCGGAAATTGCAAAAGTCGTTAATGACAGTCCCGTAACAATTTTCATATGGAAGCCAGAAGAAAGGTGGCCAGTAGAATTTGTTTCAGAGAATGTCAAACAGTTTGGTTATTCATCTGAAGAGTTTCTTTCAGGCAGATTAAAGTATGAAGATATAATCCATCCTGATGACATTGAACGTGTACACAGAGAGGTTACTGAATACTCTGAGACATGTGTTGATAATTTTGTTCAGGAATATAGAATATTGACGCCATCCGGTGAAACGCGGTATGTTGACGACAGGACTATTATTCGGAGGGATGAGAGTGGTAATATTCAGTATTATGAAGGTATTATACTTGATATAAGCCAGCGAAAACTCTCTGAAAAAATAATAGATTGCCGCAATCAGATTCTTGAGGGCCTGGCGTCGGGTGAAACTCTTAATGAGATTCTTACGCGTCTGGTGAGATCAACTAAAAGACTTATACCGGAAGCAATCAGTATTGTCATGTTACTGGATGAGGAAAAGAAACATCTGGTCCATGCTATTTCTCTTCATCTTCCGGATTTTTACAAAAAAGCTATCGAAGGACTGCCCATAGGTGAAGGTATAGGCTCCTGTTCAACTGCTGTTTACACCGGGAAAAGGGTTGTTGTAGAGGACATAATGGAGCATCCATACTGGGACAATCTCAGGGAAGTTGCAGTCCAGGCAGGCCTTAGGGCTAGTTGTTGCGAACCCATTAGAAGTTCGAATAATGAGATATTTGGAACTTTTGGAATCTACTTCCGTGAACCACACACGCCTACAAAAGAAGAAATTGATATCCTAAAAGCAAACGCCAATCTCGCAGCTATTGCAATAAGCAAAAAGAGAGTATTGGATAATGCTATTGAATCGGAACAAAAGCTTAAGATCATTCTCAACAATGTGAACGATCAGATCTATATAAGTGAACTTGACGGGAAAACACTTGCTGTTAACCAGGCTGTAGTAGATACATTGGGTTACAGCAGGAACGAGATGTTAAATTCCTATCCTATCGACATAATTCCAGCAAAAGATGTGCGTCAGGTATCAAAACTTATGAAGAAGATCGAAAAGGATGGAAGGGCGGTATATGAGACCGAGGCTATACACAAGGATGGCAGGAGAATACCGCTGGAAGTGAGTGCTCGATTCATAATATATGATGGGAAGAAAACCATCCTGTCAGTTGCCAGAGACATTACTGAGCGCAAAGGAGCCGAAAGAAAGCGCCGGCTTGAAGAGGAAAGGCTTGAAGCGCTTGTTAAACTAAATAGAATGACAGGTGCATCATTAAGTGAGATCACCGATTTTGCAAGGGAAGAAGCTGTAAGGCTTACTGAAAGTACGCTTGGATACCTTGCGTTCATGAATGCAGATGAAACAGCTCTTATTATGCATTCCTGGTCAAAAAGTGCTATGAATGAATGTGGTATCAAAGACAAACGTTTCGTGTATCCCATAAAGACCACTGGGTTATGGGGTGAAGCAATAAGGCAGCGCAGACCTATAATCACAAATGATTACTCTCATCCAAGTCCTATGAAAAAGGGATACCCAGAGGACCATGTGGAACTTACCAGACATATGAATATTCCGATATTTGATGGTGACCACATAGTTGCCGTTGCAGGTGTTGGCAATAAAACGGAAGATTATGATGAATCGGATGTACGCCAGCTTACCTTATTGATGCAGGGCATGTGGAGTCTCATTCAAAGAAAACAAATAGAAGATGCCTTAAAACAATATTCTGATGAACTAAAGATGGCAAATGAGGAACTAAGGTCCATCAACAGGATGAAGACCGAGTTCATTACAGAAAGGCTGGAAACTGTATATGGCTATGGACACTCAGAGTGCGGTATCTTTGATGATGAGATGGTCATGGCTATTGATGATCAGCAGGCAAAAGCTATCGATTCCGTATTACTCAACTCAGAAAGGTTGAAACGTATGGTAAATTCACTTCTGTATATGAGTCAGGAGCAGGCTGGAAAGATCGTATATACTTTTTCCAGTGCATATATGGATAAACTAATATCTGAAGCCTTGATGAATCTTATATTACTAATAGATGAGAAAGGAATTAATTTAGAAATTAATGTACCTGAGGGATTACCGGCAATAAGATCTGATAAGGACAAACTGACTCAAACATTGATAATCCTTATAGACAATGCTATCAAATTCACTCCCGAAGGCGGAAGAATAAACATAGATCTAAGTGAAGAAAGTAGTCATCTGCACTTGAAGATATCTGATACGGGGCCAGGTATACAGAAAGATCTTATTCCGCATATCTTCCAGAAATTCTACCAGATGGAGGACTCAATGAGTCGAATGTATCAGGGACTTGAATCAGGTCTGTACATCTGCAAGGACATAATCCTTGAACATAAAGGCGAGATATGGATCGAAAGCGAAAAAGGTAAAGGAACAACATTCCACATAAGACTTCCAATAGAGGTTGTGGAAGAAGATTCCACGCAAAATATCAAAAGTGAGATGATGGCATGA
- a CDS encoding helix-turn-helix transcriptional regulator, protein MKLALLGTLFLSDKRKDLLLLLIERPMNIDEIKSTLNVTSSAMMTQIKILIDQGIILYEDDQYQLSSFGEVIVKKMVPLLNTLMVFEDNKQYWENHRVKGIPAHLLESIEELGSCELVEPELNRMYELPKKFTDNLIQSKYIMEISSSFSPAYPYKYIELARKGVRISLIITESVFERLETEYFEQLKDYLGMENTELFVCKEDIGFASSVVTDRFLSLTLFYKNGMFHNHSMMSFETDALKWGEDMYQFFRQTAQEVTGL, encoded by the coding sequence ATGAAATTGGCTTTGTTAGGTACTCTTTTTCTCTCAGACAAAAGAAAAGATCTTCTCCTTTTGCTGATAGAAAGACCTATGAATATCGATGAGATCAAAAGTACACTTAATGTCACGTCCAGTGCTATGATGACCCAGATAAAGATCCTCATTGATCAGGGTATAATACTTTATGAGGATGATCAGTACCAGCTTTCCAGTTTTGGTGAAGTTATTGTAAAGAAAATGGTCCCTCTGTTAAACACCTTAATGGTTTTTGAAGACAATAAACAATACTGGGAAAATCATAGGGTAAAGGGTATTCCGGCACATCTTCTTGAGAGCATAGAAGAACTGGGTTCCTGTGAACTTGTTGAGCCGGAACTCAATCGTATGTATGAATTGCCGAAGAAGTTCACCGATAATCTGATACAGTCAAAATATATCATGGAAATCTCTTCTTCATTCAGCCCTGCTTATCCCTATAAATACATTGAACTTGCCAGGAAAGGCGTCCGGATCTCACTCATAATAACAGAGTCTGTATTTGAAAGACTTGAAACGGAGTATTTTGAACAATTGAAGGATTATCTCGGGATGGAAAATACGGAACTCTTTGTATGTAAAGAGGATATTGGTTTTGCGTCAAGTGTAGTAACAGACAGATTTCTTTCATTGACACTGTTCTATAAGAACGGGATGTTCCACAATCATTCTATGATGAGCTTTGAAACAGATGCATTGAAGTGGGGAGAAGATATGTATCAGTTTTTCAGGCAGACTGCACAAGAAGTGACTGGTCTCTAG
- a CDS encoding methyltransferase cognate corrinoid protein, which yields MKTAILNQLAEAVVEGDDDLAEELAQKALDEGVDPYEAIVEGLAKGMIIVSDKYEKGEAFVPHLLIASSAMYAGMDLLTPHMKVEGNGKRSVGVIGTIEGDVHDIGKNLVKTMLSASGFDMVDLGHDVPVEKFVEVAKEKKADLVSMSALMTTTMTNMEKVIEMLQEEGARDSLIVMIGGAPVSPEFAEQIGADSTHPDSMTATEWAKDAVSKLAPAEQRWSEEKISLGKVKYREILAKKKVKGKTDVGLETAKQIIADFESVAVKTKEEMTHMDRTLAAMGDKKVDRLPVYPLACGVLRKFADVNYKQYATDINAFVESAYLGSKYLDTDMFVGLIDLSATSSDFGCKIKYPEDDTPSSEGHLEAYEQIEVPEVKEGTRAYELIMASKAATEKLNKELNTPFVGFHEGPLLTLTQLMGADRVLMDMKTHPDVVLEAVQKCTDYICQVSELFFEESACNALCIDNLWSNNVIMSEEDYWKFDGKFVYDQHLPIFKKYDQPYIIHNCADAVHFDTQISKFGTQLYSYAYYPKLRGKGSQNYADLIPKYGHECCMMGEVNPVEFMDNTPAGVQKVKDDTRELLQGVLPVLKESGLQSKYVMASGCEIPPGGPLTTVKAMVDTVKELGPDLQKQIFG from the coding sequence ATGAAGACAGCAATTCTGAACCAATTAGCGGAAGCTGTGGTCGAAGGTGACGACGACCTGGCAGAAGAACTTGCACAAAAGGCCCTTGATGAAGGTGTTGATCCTTATGAGGCAATTGTGGAAGGGCTTGCAAAAGGAATGATCATTGTAAGTGACAAGTATGAAAAGGGTGAAGCCTTTGTACCACACCTGCTCATCGCGTCCAGTGCCATGTATGCAGGTATGGACCTCCTTACTCCTCATATGAAAGTAGAGGGCAACGGAAAACGTTCCGTTGGTGTAATAGGAACCATCGAGGGAGATGTACACGACATCGGAAAGAACCTTGTAAAAACAATGCTCTCTGCATCCGGCTTCGATATGGTCGACCTGGGGCACGATGTACCGGTAGAGAAATTCGTAGAAGTGGCTAAAGAGAAAAAAGCAGACCTTGTTTCCATGAGTGCCTTGATGACAACTACCATGACCAACATGGAAAAAGTAATTGAGATGCTGCAGGAAGAAGGTGCCAGAGATTCTCTCATAGTCATGATAGGAGGAGCACCTGTTTCCCCTGAATTCGCAGAACAGATTGGTGCGGACTCAACACATCCTGATTCCATGACAGCTACTGAATGGGCAAAGGATGCAGTAAGCAAACTTGCTCCTGCTGAGCAGAGATGGAGCGAGGAGAAGATCTCACTTGGTAAGGTCAAGTACAGAGAGATCCTTGCTAAGAAGAAGGTCAAAGGAAAGACTGATGTTGGTCTGGAAACTGCAAAGCAGATCATTGCAGACTTCGAGAGTGTAGCTGTCAAGACGAAAGAAGAAATGACCCACATGGACAGGACACTGGCAGCAATGGGCGACAAGAAGGTTGACAGGTTGCCTGTATATCCTCTTGCTTGCGGTGTTTTGAGGAAATTTGCTGATGTCAACTACAAGCAGTATGCCACTGACATCAATGCTTTTGTTGAAAGCGCTTACCTTGGATCCAAATATCTGGACACTGACATGTTCGTGGGACTCATTGACCTTTCTGCAACATCATCAGACTTCGGATGTAAGATCAAGTACCCTGAAGATGACACACCTTCATCCGAAGGACACCTTGAGGCATACGAGCAGATAGAAGTCCCTGAGGTAAAGGAAGGTACCCGTGCCTATGAGCTTATTATGGCTTCCAAGGCAGCTACTGAGAAACTTAACAAGGAACTCAACACTCCATTTGTCGGATTCCACGAAGGTCCTCTTCTTACCCTTACTCAGCTCATGGGTGCAGACCGTGTCCTGATGGATATGAAGACCCATCCTGATGTAGTACTTGAGGCAGTCCAGAAATGTACGGATTACATCTGCCAGGTATCTGAACTCTTCTTTGAAGAAAGTGCCTGTAATGCGCTGTGTATCGATAACCTCTGGTCCAACAATGTGATCATGAGTGAGGAGGACTACTGGAAGTTCGACGGTAAGTTCGTATACGACCAGCACCTGCCGATCTTCAAAAAATACGACCAGCCTTACATAATACACAACTGTGCAGATGCAGTACACTTTGACACCCAGATCAGCAAATTCGGTACTCAGTTGTACAGCTACGCATACTATCCAAAGCTCAGGGGCAAGGGTTCACAGAATTATGCAGATCTTATTCCAAAGTACGGTCATGAATGTTGTATGATGGGAGAGGTCAATCCTGTAGAGTTCATGGATAATACTCCTGCAGGTGTCCAGAAGGTAAAGGATGATACCAGGGAACTGCTTCAGGGCGTACTTCCTGTGCTCAAGGAGAGCGGACTGCAATCCAAGTATGTAATGGCATCTGGTTGTGAGATCCCACCAGGAGGTCCTCTTACGACCGTGAAGGCAATGGTTGACACAGTGAAGGAACTGGGTCCGGACCTTCAGAAACAGATATTCGGATAA
- a CDS encoding hydantoinase/oxoprolinase family protein, which translates to MNLGLGIDTGGTYTDAVIMDLEDGSIIDSNKSLTTYPDLIKGIVNSIDGLKAEYLPNVRFTSVSTTLATNTTLEGKGYPAGLILIGYNISRKIPTDHILSIEGRHDADGNEVEPLGDLKDVKEFVTKNQHKVSSFAISSYFGVRNPEHELTIKEIIQDMTDLPVVCGHELSMDLGAYERALTALLNAQLIPVIDEFIKSVRSVMQEKNINSVLMMMRCDGSLVRIEEALKKPVESIFSGPAASLLGAAHLTGLKDCLTIDVGGTSTDISMIQNGMPAISSSGAVVGDWDTMVKAIKMNTSAIGGDSHVWMKERTYIGPNRVIPLCLCAAEFPSIISKLQKAERTSRRIMNDIIQPTTFFMSNGAKSHSLHASELEIEEMEIFDSITEEPSSIADIASRTNKHPLMFEGILRRLIQKRYVRQVGFTPTDVLHVIGDYTRWDSTASMLGASIISEYASMEPFNLCARLKEDVARGIVLNLIAHCADKVKKADLEKILNGTELMKFTIRTPVVMVGAPVAAYVNDMKYFIDADIRIPKHHDVGNAVGALVGNVVYKEEVLIRPKAPGSSEYLLFSEKGRYMFDDYQEALDMANSLVNNTVSEYMAGYGLSMDNVRFDLESNNIGSIGTIPLETKIVGVAVGSPRRII; encoded by the coding sequence ATGAATCTCGGGCTTGGCATAGACACTGGCGGCACATATACGGATGCCGTAATAATGGATCTTGAAGATGGATCGATAATAGATTCAAACAAATCGCTTACTACTTACCCTGATCTGATCAAGGGCATAGTAAATTCAATTGATGGTCTCAAAGCCGAATATCTTCCTAATGTAAGATTTACTTCAGTATCCACCACACTTGCCACCAACACCACACTGGAGGGCAAAGGGTATCCGGCTGGTCTCATACTTATTGGCTATAATATATCCAGGAAGATTCCAACAGACCATATTCTTTCCATAGAAGGCAGGCATGATGCCGATGGAAATGAAGTGGAACCTCTTGGAGACCTAAAAGATGTAAAGGAATTTGTAACAAAGAACCAGCATAAGGTCTCTTCATTTGCTATATCATCGTATTTTGGAGTACGCAACCCTGAACATGAACTCACTATAAAGGAGATCATTCAGGATATGACAGACCTTCCGGTAGTCTGCGGACATGAACTTTCCATGGACCTTGGAGCCTATGAAAGGGCTTTGACAGCACTCCTCAATGCCCAGTTGATCCCTGTAATTGATGAGTTTATCAAGTCTGTACGGTCTGTAATGCAGGAGAAGAACATCAATTCGGTCCTGATGATGATGAGATGTGACGGATCGCTGGTCAGGATAGAAGAGGCACTGAAAAAACCAGTTGAATCCATTTTTTCCGGACCTGCCGCAAGCCTGCTGGGAGCTGCACATCTGACAGGACTCAAGGATTGCCTGACCATTGATGTGGGAGGCACGAGTACGGATATTTCAATGATCCAGAATGGTATGCCTGCTATCAGCAGTTCCGGTGCTGTTGTCGGCGACTGGGATACAATGGTCAAGGCTATCAAGATGAATACCTCTGCCATTGGTGGTGACAGTCATGTATGGATGAAGGAAAGAACGTATATCGGACCTAACAGGGTCATACCTCTATGTCTTTGCGCTGCCGAATTCCCGTCCATAATAAGCAAACTGCAGAAAGCTGAAAGAACCTCCAGGCGCATAATGAACGACATCATCCAGCCAACAACATTCTTCATGTCCAATGGAGCAAAGTCCCATTCTCTTCACGCATCCGAACTGGAGATTGAAGAGATGGAAATATTCGATTCGATTACAGAAGAACCTTCTTCGATAGCAGATATCGCTTCAAGAACAAATAAGCATCCTCTGATGTTCGAAGGTATCCTGAGAAGGCTCATTCAGAAAAGATATGTAAGGCAGGTGGGTTTCACCCCTACAGATGTTCTGCATGTGATCGGTGACTATACCAGATGGGATTCAACCGCATCAATGTTGGGAGCTTCGATCATTTCTGAATATGCTTCCATGGAACCCTTCAATCTCTGTGCCAGACTCAAAGAAGACGTAGCCAGAGGCATTGTACTCAATCTCATTGCACACTGCGCAGATAAAGTGAAGAAGGCCGACCTGGAGAAAATACTTAATGGCACAGAACTGATGAAATTCACAATAAGGACTCCGGTGGTAATGGTGGGTGCTCCTGTAGCTGCATATGTGAATGATATGAAATATTTCATTGATGCGGATATAAGAATCCCGAAGCATCATGATGTTGGTAATGCGGTGGGAGCCCTTGTCGGCAATGTTGTCTACAAAGAAGAGGTACTGATAAGGCCCAAAGCACCTGGCAGCTCGGAGTATCTGCTGTTCTCTGAAAAAGGAAGATACATGTTCGATGATTATCAGGAGGCTCTTGATATGGCAAATTCCCTTGTCAACAACACAGTTTCAGAGTATATGGCAGGTTACGGATTAAGTATGGACAATGTCAGATTCGATCTTGAATCTAATAACATAGGCAGCATTGGAACAATACCTCTTGAGACAAAGATCGTTGGAGTTGCTGTTGGCTCTCCAAGGAGGATAATATGA
- a CDS encoding TCP-1/cpn60 chaperonin family protein yields MSTSLEHVQNMHALDNMDALRQSVRNRIGIKDDVEEDSLIYQMLQASRDIKDLLVSSFGPRGQSKIIISPTDDVYLTSDGKTIIEQIDVLHPVVTSLKELAVSMDRVCGDGTKTAVILAASLIENAAKLMDIGLHPTTIIKGYQLALNKTYDILNYESIRISSERDLHSVIENASLGKGIEVHQARIIADIVLKTLSKIRDIHGDSHIDLNDYVKVIKKVGSPSIESISGMVLDERPARSDMPFHLENASVLMINGNVRFESKIINSQRNLRIDDLADPKLILHGKERNLRFMSQKIIDSGANLVFCEGDVDESVEGSLAKHGILLFQKLKIRDMEMVSKATGASILSIRDDIMPDHLGFADEAKVEKRNDEHFLFLSVSDQLISTIMIWEPFMYGLEKIEEAVDDAVNNAAFILKNPLAVRGGGDVEFVLSQMLRQYSSTIEGKEQLAVIEYANALEEIPRTLARNVGLNEVDAMTKMLNSYKKGVDSRIGLSRDIIANNPPVYDSFSIKQMAVIAATEAVSNMLRIDRIVLKK; encoded by the coding sequence ATGAGCACTTCACTGGAGCATGTACAAAATATGCATGCATTGGACAATATGGATGCATTGCGTCAGAGTGTACGTAATCGTATCGGGATAAAGGATGATGTTGAAGAGGATAGTCTGATATACCAGATGCTACAGGCTTCCAGGGACATCAAGGACCTCCTTGTATCATCATTTGGACCCCGTGGACAGAGTAAGATAATAATCAGTCCAACAGACGATGTTTATCTGACAAGTGACGGGAAGACGATAATTGAACAGATAGATGTATTGCATCCGGTGGTCACTTCCCTTAAAGAGCTTGCAGTATCAATGGACAGGGTATGCGGTGATGGTACAAAGACCGCGGTCATCCTTGCTGCATCCCTTATCGAGAATGCTGCTAAACTTATGGATATCGGCCTGCATCCGACAACCATTATAAAAGGATACCAGCTTGCCCTGAACAAAACCTATGATATCCTGAATTATGAGAGTATTCGTATCAGCTCTGAAAGGGACCTGCATTCTGTCATAGAGAATGCCAGCCTGGGTAAGGGAATTGAAGTGCATCAGGCCCGGATAATAGCTGACATCGTTCTTAAGACACTTTCTAAGATACGGGATATCCATGGTGATTCTCACATAGATCTCAATGACTATGTAAAAGTTATAAAAAAGGTAGGGTCACCCTCTATAGAATCTATTTCAGGCATGGTACTGGATGAAAGACCCGCAAGATCCGATATGCCTTTTCATCTGGAAAATGCAAGCGTCCTTATGATCAATGGCAATGTGAGATTTGAGAGCAAGATCATAAATTCCCAGCGCAATCTGAGAATAGATGACCTGGCCGATCCAAAGCTTATACTTCATGGAAAGGAAAGAAATCTGAGATTCATGTCACAGAAGATAATCGATTCAGGGGCTAATCTGGTATTTTGTGAAGGAGATGTGGATGAATCTGTTGAAGGCTCGCTTGCAAAACATGGTATTCTACTTTTCCAGAAACTAAAGATAAGGGACATGGAGATGGTCTCAAAGGCAACAGGTGCAAGCATTCTTTCCATCAGGGATGATATAATGCCTGATCATCTGGGTTTTGCTGATGAGGCGAAGGTAGAGAAAAGGAACGATGAACATTTCCTTTTCCTTTCTGTCAGTGATCAGCTGATATCCACGATCATGATATGGGAGCCTTTCATGTATGGTCTTGAAAAGATCGAGGAAGCAGTAGATGACGCAGTCAACAATGCTGCCTTCATACTGAAAAATCCTCTTGCCGTCAGAGGAGGAGGAGATGTTGAATTTGTCCTCTCACAGATGCTCAGGCAGTATTCTTCCACCATTGAAGGGAAAGAACAACTCGCTGTTATCGAATATGCAAACGCCCTTGAAGAAATTCCCAGAACACTCGCACGAAACGTGGGTCTCAATGAAGTCGATGCGATGACAAAAATGCTCAATTCCTATAAGAAAGGGGTTGATAGCAGGATCGGCCTTAGCCGGGATATAATTGCCAATAATCCTCCTGTGTATGATTCTTTCAGCATTAAACAAATGGCTGTTATCGCGGCCACCGAAGCTGTAAGCAATATGTTGAGAATTGATAGGATCGTATTGAAAAAGTAA
- a CDS encoding uroporphyrinogen decarboxylase family protein, which yields MPDEMTSKERFINALELKEVDRVPLGYLWFGAGNAVLDRMNASMEDVYYSSKGIARAQILAREMYHHDNVMSPWGCLLVEAEALGAKVNIKRNSYPSIAEYPLKSAKEYENIDPVSIERSERVKTITESISILKKELGDEVFINGALLTPLMLASQLMDGSRMYIEMMKDPDNFHALLDVLTDICITFSDIMLDAGADGAFIENGGSTSDLFSLEMAKEFGFDYSRRLYSHIQDSGGYVISHNCANHAFYELEKALEPNALNFFFGNVEALDKKYGVDCLKLHNHKHIGCSERYCFMDFKDFTDSGICLMGNINPYAFSSGKIGYIAVEVKNCMDAAPDKGFILSTGCEIPLNTPSEEMELLWKSVIAST from the coding sequence ATGCCTGATGAAATGACCTCGAAGGAACGTTTTATCAACGCCCTTGAATTAAAAGAAGTGGACAGGGTACCACTGGGTTATTTGTGGTTCGGGGCAGGTAATGCGGTACTTGACCGGATGAATGCAAGCATGGAGGATGTTTACTATTCCTCAAAAGGGATTGCCAGAGCACAAATATTGGCAAGGGAAATGTATCACCATGACAATGTAATGTCCCCATGGGGATGCTTGCTTGTGGAAGCAGAAGCTCTTGGAGCTAAAGTAAACATTAAGCGCAATTCTTATCCTTCGATAGCAGAATATCCTTTAAAATCTGCAAAAGAATATGAGAATATAGATCCGGTTTCTATAGAGCGCTCAGAAAGGGTAAAGACCATTACAGAGTCCATATCCATCCTCAAAAAAGAGCTTGGAGATGAGGTTTTTATAAACGGTGCTCTCCTCACACCCCTCATGCTTGCTTCCCAGTTAATGGACGGGAGCAGGATGTACATTGAAATGATGAAGGATCCGGATAATTTCCATGCACTGCTTGATGTTCTCACTGATATTTGCATCACCTTTTCAGACATTATGCTTGATGCAGGAGCTGATGGTGCATTTATTGAGAATGGTGGCAGCACTTCGGACCTTTTCAGCCTGGAAATGGCAAAGGAATTTGGTTTTGATTATTCCAGGAGATTATATTCACACATACAGGATAGCGGCGGTTATGTGATATCACATAACTGTGCAAATCATGCATTCTATGAACTTGAAAAAGCTCTTGAACCCAATGCTTTGAATTTCTTCTTTGGGAATGTGGAAGCGCTCGATAAGAAGTATGGAGTCGATTGCCTGAAACTCCACAATCATAAACACATTGGTTGCAGTGAAAGATATTGTTTCATGGATTTCAAGGATTTCACAGATTCAGGAATATGCCTGATGGGAAATATCAATCCCTATGCATTCAGTTCAGGAAAGATTGGCTATATCGCAGTTGAAGTAAAGAATTGTATGGATGCAGCCCCCGATAAGGGGTTCATACTATCCACTGGATGTGAGATACCACTGAATACACCTTCGGAAGAGATGGAACTTCTTTGGAAATCAGTGATTGCATCCACATAA